One segment of Arcanobacterium phocae DNA contains the following:
- a CDS encoding LutB/LldF family L-lactate oxidation iron-sulfur protein: MATFLGLPKIFGKGHEQWVQGDALPEHTLEWGTSFPQGAAVTLRDNQLRKNLRHATTVIRNKRAERVEEMPDWQALRDAGSAIKHKTMSNLPELLVQLEENVTKRGGIVHWARDKKEANEIILGILREKNAKEVVKVKSMATQEINLNEELAKEGIVAHETDLAEMIVQLGKDMPSHIVVPAIHRNRAEIREIFNREMTDLEEPIETTEPRVLAMAARAHLRELFLKTKVAISGSNMMVAETGTLSVFESEGNGRMCLTLPETLISLVGIEKLVPTFKDAEVFAQLLPRSSTGERMNPYTSMWTGVTPGDGPQEFHLVLLDNGRTKVLADEVGRQALHCIRCAACMNACPVYEHVGGHAYNSVYPGPIGAILTPQLLGAMDHNDPASSLPYASSLCGACYEVCPVKINIPEVLVDLRHRITEANRGGIPDVWDVSMKAASKVMGNGKVWAAATKGMKAGRVVAGKDRKIHNVPIPLANRWTMVRDVPAPPSRTFREWLKEEGKKENEK, encoded by the coding sequence ATGGCTACATTTTTAGGTTTGCCAAAGATATTCGGCAAAGGTCATGAGCAGTGGGTCCAAGGTGATGCATTGCCTGAACATACTTTGGAGTGGGGAACAAGTTTCCCACAAGGAGCTGCTGTTACATTACGCGATAACCAACTGCGTAAGAACCTGCGCCATGCAACAACTGTTATTCGCAATAAACGTGCTGAGCGAGTAGAAGAAATGCCTGATTGGCAGGCTCTACGTGATGCCGGTTCAGCAATCAAGCATAAAACGATGAGTAATCTTCCAGAGCTGCTTGTTCAGTTGGAAGAGAATGTCACTAAACGAGGTGGCATTGTTCATTGGGCGCGGGATAAGAAGGAAGCTAATGAGATCATCCTTGGCATCCTTCGGGAAAAGAACGCTAAAGAAGTTGTCAAAGTAAAGTCGATGGCAACTCAGGAAATTAACCTCAATGAAGAACTTGCTAAAGAAGGAATCGTTGCACACGAAACCGACTTGGCAGAAATGATTGTTCAGCTCGGCAAAGACATGCCGTCACACATCGTGGTGCCAGCAATTCACCGCAACCGTGCAGAGATTCGTGAGATCTTCAACCGGGAAATGACTGACTTGGAAGAACCAATTGAGACGACGGAACCGCGTGTTTTGGCGATGGCTGCACGTGCTCACTTGCGTGAGTTGTTCCTTAAGACCAAGGTGGCTATCTCAGGTTCTAACATGATGGTTGCTGAGACTGGAACGCTTTCGGTGTTTGAGTCTGAAGGTAACGGTCGTATGTGTTTGACCCTTCCAGAAACACTGATCTCTTTGGTTGGCATTGAAAAGCTCGTCCCAACATTCAAGGATGCGGAAGTCTTCGCTCAACTTCTTCCACGCTCATCAACAGGTGAGCGCATGAACCCATACACCTCGATGTGGACGGGTGTTACTCCAGGTGACGGACCGCAAGAGTTCCATCTCGTTTTGTTGGACAACGGCCGTACTAAGGTCTTGGCTGACGAAGTTGGACGCCAAGCATTGCATTGCATCCGCTGTGCAGCGTGTATGAACGCCTGCCCAGTTTACGAGCATGTTGGTGGACACGCCTACAATTCGGTTTATCCGGGACCGATCGGCGCAATTCTGACTCCGCAACTTCTTGGCGCGATGGATCATAATGATCCGGCGTCGTCCTTGCCTTATGCGTCGTCGCTGTGTGGTGCCTGCTATGAAGTGTGTCCGGTCAAAATTAATATTCCAGAAGTCCTTGTTGATCTGCGCCATCGGATTACCGAAGCTAATCGTGGAGGTATTCCAGATGTTTGGGACGTGTCTATGAAGGCAGCTTCGAAGGTTATGGGCAATGGTAAGGTTTGGGCTGCTGCGACTAAGGGTATGAAGGCTGGACGTGTTGTTGCCGGTAAGGATCGCAAGATTCATAATGTGCCGATTCCATTAGCTAACCGGTGGACAATGGTTCGCGATGTTCCAGCTCCACCGTCGCGGACATTCCGTGAATGGCTCAAAGAAGAAGGAAAGAAGGAGAACGAGAAGTGA
- a CDS encoding ABC transporter permease, protein MKNKRIPQEVGIIAVVIIVGVVLSFAASAFCTVDNMMVLLLNGTVVLFLALGQSFVLLTGGIDLSVGSNIALTGVIAALTMQAGVPWWGAAIVALIVGAGVGLFNGVLVHWGNMPPFIVTFATFGISASIPKILTNGSSVPISDKMFAFFGRGSIFGIPVPVILVAITAIMLGLYLKKTAQGVHIYAVGGNRETARLSGINVGKTTILVYVVSGICSAFGGIITASRLMVGYPTAGAGTEQFYSIASAVVGGVSLFGGVGTILGAVFGAILIAEVSNGMNVIGVSAYWQPLVIGVIILLGVLIDSNRRNISIFSLFKKRKETVSDGIAH, encoded by the coding sequence ATGAAAAATAAGAGAATTCCACAAGAAGTCGGCATTATTGCGGTCGTAATTATTGTTGGTGTAGTGCTGTCATTCGCGGCATCTGCATTCTGTACGGTCGACAATATGATGGTCTTGCTTTTGAATGGAACAGTTGTTTTATTCTTAGCTTTAGGACAATCTTTCGTTCTCTTAACAGGAGGAATCGACTTATCCGTTGGTTCTAATATTGCACTAACCGGAGTTATCGCCGCATTGACTATGCAAGCCGGTGTTCCGTGGTGGGGTGCGGCGATTGTTGCTCTTATAGTGGGGGCAGGAGTGGGTCTCTTTAACGGTGTTTTAGTCCACTGGGGCAACATGCCACCATTCATCGTAACTTTTGCAACATTTGGGATATCTGCATCAATACCTAAAATTCTTACCAATGGGTCATCTGTGCCGATCTCAGATAAAATGTTTGCATTTTTCGGTCGAGGGTCAATCTTTGGAATTCCAGTTCCGGTAATTTTAGTAGCAATTACTGCAATCATGCTGGGGCTGTATTTGAAGAAAACCGCTCAAGGTGTGCATATTTATGCTGTTGGTGGTAATCGTGAAACAGCGAGGTTGTCAGGCATAAACGTTGGGAAAACGACGATACTTGTATATGTGGTTTCTGGAATTTGCTCAGCTTTCGGCGGAATTATAACTGCATCACGGTTAATGGTAGGTTATCCAACAGCTGGAGCAGGTACGGAACAGTTTTATTCGATTGCATCTGCCGTCGTTGGCGGTGTAAGCCTATTTGGTGGTGTAGGAACAATTTTAGGTGCCGTTTTTGGTGCAATTCTTATTGCGGAAGTTTCCAACGGCATGAATGTTATTGGAGTTAGTGCATACTGGCAACCACTTGTCATTGGAGTAATTATTCTCCTTGGTGTTCTTATAGATTCGAATCGACGAAATATTTCAATTTTTTCACTTTTCAAAAAACGAAAAGAAACTGTTTCTGATGGCATTGCTCATTAG
- a CDS encoding L-lactate permease encodes MAIHAVTFVPSTESIGGSNVLSALVGILPLIAFFIMLGVFKVKTHWCALGSLVIALLIAVFGFHMPTSMAVNSALFGAAFGIMPILYIVIAAVWLYNLTVDSGRDEDVRAVFSAVGKGDIRIQGLLLGFSFCGLLEGLAGFGAPVAIVAAMLVSLRINPIKAALVTMVGNAINVGFGAMAIPITTAGKIGGVAATEVANTASSMTPWIIIIIPFLLLFILDGMRGIRQLWHIALLQGFITACGHFVAAHYVSYELTAVFASLLGFGVVAGALVYLNPITPDDWRSEVSVEGRPSASRITLALMPYWLVVVIFSIAKLWTLGINIPELFAQTTIKIQWPGLYGSLLNNAGEPSSGAILSIQTLANPGTMLAVTALIVSAVYGANSTSRFTFSFSRGLHVLGHTIHSLRWSLFTIALVMALAYVMNFSGQTAAIGAALAATGSAFAFLSPVLGWIGTAVTGSATSANALFASLQSTAATGAQLDPHVLLSANSIGGGLGKIVSPQNLAIAATAINKPGSEAEILRKAAPFSIGLLMILCLLTFLGTQGILPIVQ; translated from the coding sequence ATGGCGATACATGCGGTAACATTCGTGCCGTCTACTGAGTCTATCGGTGGCTCAAACGTCCTTTCTGCATTAGTAGGTATCTTGCCGCTGATTGCATTCTTTATCATGCTTGGGGTTTTCAAAGTTAAAACACATTGGTGTGCACTTGGGTCTTTGGTCATTGCGTTATTGATCGCAGTGTTCGGGTTCCATATGCCAACAAGCATGGCAGTAAATTCAGCGCTCTTTGGTGCGGCATTCGGTATCATGCCCATTCTCTACATTGTTATCGCGGCGGTGTGGTTATATAACCTTACTGTCGATTCAGGCAGGGATGAAGATGTTCGTGCAGTATTCTCTGCGGTTGGAAAAGGTGACATTCGCATTCAAGGTCTTCTTTTAGGTTTCTCTTTTTGTGGACTTCTGGAAGGCTTGGCAGGTTTCGGGGCGCCGGTAGCGATCGTTGCCGCCATGCTAGTGTCGCTGCGAATTAACCCGATAAAGGCAGCACTTGTAACTATGGTTGGAAATGCTATCAATGTTGGTTTTGGTGCAATGGCCATCCCGATTACAACAGCGGGTAAAATTGGTGGAGTTGCCGCTACTGAAGTAGCGAATACTGCCTCATCAATGACTCCATGGATTATTATCATAATCCCTTTCTTACTGCTCTTCATTCTTGATGGTATGCGCGGTATTCGGCAATTATGGCATATTGCCCTCCTCCAAGGATTCATAACAGCATGTGGACATTTCGTGGCAGCACACTATGTTTCATATGAGTTGACAGCTGTATTCGCTTCACTCCTTGGATTTGGTGTTGTTGCTGGAGCCCTGGTCTATTTGAATCCAATTACTCCGGATGATTGGCGTTCTGAAGTCTCCGTTGAAGGCAGGCCAAGTGCTAGCCGAATCACTCTAGCGCTCATGCCATACTGGCTTGTTGTGGTAATTTTCTCTATTGCTAAACTATGGACTCTTGGTATCAATATCCCGGAATTATTTGCACAAACAACGATAAAAATTCAGTGGCCGGGTCTCTACGGCTCTTTACTAAACAATGCCGGTGAACCTTCATCTGGAGCTATTCTTAGTATCCAAACACTAGCCAATCCTGGAACTATGCTCGCTGTTACAGCACTTATCGTATCTGCTGTTTATGGGGCGAACTCCACGTCACGGTTTACGTTTAGCTTTAGCCGTGGACTTCACGTGTTAGGGCATACTATTCATTCGTTGCGTTGGTCATTGTTTACAATCGCTCTTGTTATGGCACTTGCATATGTTATGAATTTCTCCGGTCAAACTGCTGCTATCGGAGCGGCTCTCGCGGCGACGGGTTCAGCTTTCGCTTTTCTTTCTCCAGTTCTTGGTTGGATTGGGACTGCCGTAACAGGTTCTGCGACTTCGGCAAATGCACTCTTCGCCTCGCTGCAATCAACCGCAGCCACAGGAGCGCAGCTTGATCCACATGTTCTCCTCTCCGCCAATTCCATCGGCGGTGGCCTTGGGAAGATCGTATCTCCACAGAATCTAGCAATTGCAGCAACTGCTATTAACAAGCCTGGGTCAGAAGCTGAGATTCTTCGTAAGGCCGCTCCGTTCTCAATCGGTCTCCTTATGATTCTCTGTTTACTAACTTTCTTAGGCACACAGGGCATTTTGCCAATCGTTCAATAA
- a CDS encoding xylulokinase: MGVVMRELVAGVDSSTQSCKVMIRDAHTGALVRSGVAHHQTGTEVSPEVWEKALHEAIHQAGGLEDVNSLAVAGQQHGMVTLDEHGEVVRNAILWNDTRSAQDADDLISELGDGDYSVGKNRFVERTGVVPVASFTITKLRWLAREEPQSLDRTRAVCLPHDWLTWKLRNTTDLDLLATDRSDVSGTGYASSSAENYDRQLLGLALKSQECANDLILPNIGKPNEIIGTMRNGKKEICLAAGCGDNAGAALGLSTGSGEVVLSIGTSGVVSLVSDKPVKDITGAVAGFADASGRYLPLVATLNASRVVDAYANLLGVSHREFDRLALSAPPGAEGLVCIPYLEGERTPNLPHASGELYGIRNNNFSPSNVARAAIEGMLCGVSEGIHAMRSLGVDISQVTLIGGGARSEAVRRIAPIVLGMPVKVPERGEYVADGAALQAAWAYFGQKYPPVWTPRLSSEFSGTYHPFILERYRNIALSVQERKLKYFHG; this comes from the coding sequence ATGGGGGTTGTTATGCGTGAGCTAGTTGCAGGTGTTGATTCCTCAACCCAGTCATGTAAGGTCATGATTAGAGATGCACATACTGGCGCACTTGTGCGCTCTGGTGTGGCACATCATCAAACGGGAACAGAGGTATCTCCCGAAGTTTGGGAAAAAGCTTTACATGAAGCGATTCATCAAGCAGGTGGATTAGAAGACGTCAATTCACTTGCTGTTGCGGGGCAACAGCATGGAATGGTCACTCTTGATGAACATGGTGAAGTGGTGCGAAATGCGATCTTGTGGAACGATACTCGTTCGGCTCAAGATGCGGATGATCTTATTTCTGAATTAGGCGATGGTGACTATTCAGTAGGAAAGAACAGGTTTGTTGAGCGCACGGGGGTAGTGCCGGTTGCTTCTTTTACGATAACCAAGTTGCGTTGGTTGGCAAGAGAAGAACCTCAATCTTTAGACCGAACAAGAGCTGTCTGCTTACCGCATGATTGGCTTACCTGGAAATTACGGAACACGACAGATCTAGACTTGTTAGCAACTGATCGGTCGGATGTTTCAGGAACTGGCTATGCTTCATCTTCGGCAGAAAATTATGATCGCCAGCTCTTAGGTTTAGCCTTGAAGTCACAAGAATGTGCCAACGATCTGATATTACCAAACATTGGAAAACCCAATGAAATCATCGGAACGATGAGGAATGGTAAAAAGGAAATATGCTTGGCTGCTGGGTGTGGCGACAATGCTGGAGCCGCACTGGGGCTTTCGACTGGCTCTGGAGAAGTAGTGCTTTCAATTGGTACATCGGGAGTAGTGTCTTTAGTGAGCGATAAACCGGTTAAAGATATTACGGGTGCGGTTGCTGGATTTGCGGATGCTTCTGGCAGATATTTGCCACTGGTGGCTACATTGAACGCATCTCGAGTTGTAGATGCATATGCGAATTTATTAGGCGTTAGTCATCGTGAGTTTGATCGATTGGCTTTGAGTGCTCCACCAGGGGCAGAAGGATTGGTTTGTATACCGTATTTAGAAGGAGAGCGGACACCGAATTTACCCCATGCGAGTGGTGAGCTTTACGGTATAAGGAATAATAATTTTTCGCCATCAAATGTTGCTCGCGCAGCTATTGAAGGAATGCTCTGCGGGGTTAGTGAAGGCATCCATGCAATGCGGAGTTTAGGTGTGGATATTTCCCAAGTTACTCTCATTGGTGGTGGGGCAAGGTCGGAAGCGGTACGTCGCATTGCACCAATTGTTCTCGGGATGCCAGTAAAAGTCCCTGAACGCGGTGAATATGTAGCAGACGGAGCTGCTTTGCAGGCTGCATGGGCATATTTTGGTCAGAAATATCCGCCAGTTTGGACGCCACGTCTTTCCTCGGAATTTTCCGGGACATACCATCCATTCATATTAGAACGCTATCGCAATATTGCACTGTCGGTACAAGAAAGAAAGCTGAAATATTTTCATGGCTAA
- a CDS encoding ROK family transcriptional regulator, which translates to MRSPVGTGIEKVRNYNLSLLARAAITSNTPLSRADLAAKTRLNKSTVTRLVDTLIHYGILVEQPTERTTSAGRPSVPLSAAAHTHVTIGAEISDSSVRTCIVDLRGKILSEHIHEFIDQPLPENVFPLLVNSLKKHEKQIRSSHMNLVGITCGFPGLVSENDGVLFSAPSMSWKNISLPDMLNEFTSSNPYKVHFENSINLEGFNELIHLRRHNDSKNSFLYISGSSGIGSAIVRNGVIYTGARGFAGEIGHIAITENDVICSCGSTGCLETVAGRRYIMRQAGFPSDAPIAHLYAALHRNDPQALTAMSNVGTILGKAIAASLNLFDLPEVRLGGIFADLFPHMKKELQAEIDERVLTSTLKQIQVSKSLGDERAASEGGAWRMLLNFIDSPDTWTVPDSYALTYYDVDQTPEVTI; encoded by the coding sequence ATGCGTTCCCCTGTCGGTACTGGCATTGAAAAAGTTAGGAACTACAATCTATCGCTCCTAGCTCGAGCTGCTATTACATCAAATACTCCCTTATCTCGTGCCGATCTTGCCGCTAAAACAAGACTTAATAAGTCTACTGTCACACGTCTCGTCGACACATTGATTCACTATGGAATTCTTGTCGAACAACCAACAGAGCGTACAACTAGCGCAGGCCGTCCTTCTGTACCTCTAAGCGCAGCCGCACACACCCATGTCACAATAGGAGCCGAAATTTCAGACTCTTCCGTTCGAACGTGTATCGTCGATTTACGCGGAAAAATCTTATCGGAACATATTCACGAATTTATTGACCAGCCCTTACCTGAAAACGTTTTTCCACTCTTGGTCAACAGTCTAAAAAAGCATGAAAAACAAATCCGTTCGAGCCACATGAATCTTGTTGGCATAACTTGCGGATTTCCTGGCCTCGTCTCGGAAAACGACGGAGTACTATTTTCTGCTCCTTCAATGTCATGGAAAAACATTTCTCTTCCAGACATGCTTAATGAGTTCACCAGCTCAAACCCTTATAAAGTTCATTTCGAAAATTCTATAAATCTCGAAGGATTTAATGAACTTATCCACTTGCGACGTCATAACGATTCAAAAAATAGCTTTCTATATATTTCCGGTTCCTCCGGTATCGGATCAGCAATAGTCCGTAACGGTGTTATCTATACTGGTGCTCGTGGATTTGCGGGAGAAATTGGACATATAGCTATCACTGAAAATGATGTTATTTGTTCTTGTGGCTCTACGGGCTGTCTTGAAACCGTCGCTGGACGCCGCTACATCATGAGACAAGCTGGTTTTCCTAGTGATGCACCAATAGCCCACCTCTATGCCGCTTTACATAGAAATGATCCTCAAGCCTTAACAGCAATGAGTAACGTTGGAACAATTCTAGGAAAAGCGATTGCCGCAAGTCTAAATCTTTTTGACCTACCAGAAGTACGCCTTGGCGGAATATTTGCTGACTTATTCCCTCATATGAAAAAAGAACTACAAGCAGAAATTGATGAACGCGTACTAACAAGCACGCTTAAACAAATACAGGTTTCAAAATCTTTAGGCGATGAACGAGCGGCATCAGAGGGCGGAGCATGGCGAATGTTGCTTAATTTTATCGATTCTCCAGATACGTGGACCGTTCCAGATTCTTACGCATTAACCTATTACGATGTAGACCAAACTCCTGAAGTAACAATTTAA
- a CDS encoding (Fe-S)-binding protein, whose translation MKVALFATCIADAMFPQAPQATMHLLKRLGVEVDFPESQACCGQMHINTGYYPESMPLIKNHVKTFEPVLDGEWDAIVVPSGSCTGSIREQQEMVADKLGDHALASKAAAIAKKTYELSEFLVDVMGTDDVGAYFAHRVTYHPTCHSLRVAKVGDKPLQLLRKVGGIDLIELPSAESCCGFGGTFALKNHETSASMLTDKMNNIIATKADVLVAGDYSCLMNIAGGLSRNRAGVRAMHLAEVLAGTQNEPWVAPESTTKAGV comes from the coding sequence ATGAAAGTAGCACTATTTGCAACATGTATTGCGGACGCCATGTTTCCACAGGCTCCGCAAGCAACAATGCATCTTCTTAAGAGGCTTGGAGTTGAGGTCGATTTTCCAGAAAGCCAAGCTTGCTGTGGGCAGATGCATATCAACACGGGTTACTATCCCGAATCAATGCCTTTGATCAAGAATCACGTCAAAACTTTTGAACCTGTGCTCGACGGCGAATGGGATGCCATTGTTGTTCCCTCGGGTTCATGTACCGGTTCTATTCGCGAACAGCAGGAAATGGTTGCTGATAAGCTTGGTGATCATGCTTTGGCTTCCAAAGCAGCGGCGATTGCGAAGAAGACATACGAACTTTCTGAATTCCTTGTTGACGTTATGGGGACCGATGATGTTGGAGCATATTTTGCGCACCGCGTGACCTATCATCCAACATGCCATTCTTTACGTGTTGCCAAAGTTGGTGACAAACCTTTGCAGTTACTCCGCAAAGTTGGCGGCATTGATCTCATCGAATTGCCAAGCGCAGAATCGTGCTGTGGGTTCGGTGGGACATTCGCACTGAAAAACCATGAGACATCCGCGTCGATGCTAACTGACAAAATGAACAATATTATTGCCACCAAGGCTGATGTTCTCGTTGCCGGTGACTATTCATGTTTAATGAATATTGCTGGTGGTCTCTCTCGGAATCGAGCTGGTGTGCGCGCTATGCACCTTGCTGAAGTCCTTGCTGGTACACAGAATGAGCCATGGGTGGCTCCAGAATCTACCACGAAAGCTGGTGTGTAA
- a CDS encoding substrate-binding domain-containing protein: MKRIVILAIVAAGALSMSACGAIDTGSGEAKPTKAGEKATSLPEGCKSDSPILGVLLPNLTNPYYVAMQEGFEEQGKEQGFTVDVSIANDDDSNQLAQAQALLQKKPCAIALNPVNSDPSAAIVKLANDAGVPVFNVNVGVSETAMSNQDASIVQYLGADNAGGGTVIGEQVLKDFGDDAELHVGLVTAPDQTIVVERDDAFKKALEKNSHATVDATVDGKVQLDTALNVTSSMLQGNPDMNVIFASTGPAAQGALEAVKASGRDVKVYGFCASELPLTETYPGCVAQEPKDYGKRVVDQIKMFISDGKVDAEILRPLKLFVTGQTPAPGEVG; this comes from the coding sequence ATGAAGCGAATAGTTATTCTCGCTATTGTAGCTGCAGGAGCATTATCAATGAGCGCCTGTGGAGCTATCGATACAGGATCAGGAGAGGCAAAACCCACAAAAGCTGGTGAAAAAGCTACCTCCTTACCAGAGGGCTGTAAGTCAGATTCGCCAATTTTAGGAGTCTTACTGCCAAATCTAACGAATCCATATTATGTTGCTATGCAGGAAGGATTTGAAGAACAGGGTAAAGAACAAGGATTTACTGTAGATGTTTCTATCGCCAATGACGATGATTCAAATCAGTTAGCGCAAGCACAGGCTTTACTCCAGAAAAAGCCATGTGCTATTGCATTAAATCCTGTCAATTCAGATCCATCAGCGGCAATCGTCAAACTTGCTAACGACGCAGGTGTTCCTGTGTTTAATGTGAATGTTGGTGTTTCTGAAACTGCTATGAGTAATCAAGATGCTTCAATCGTTCAATATCTTGGTGCTGATAATGCAGGCGGTGGAACAGTTATTGGTGAACAGGTACTCAAAGACTTTGGGGATGATGCTGAGCTACATGTTGGCTTAGTAACTGCGCCAGATCAAACTATTGTCGTCGAAAGAGATGATGCATTTAAGAAAGCACTCGAAAAGAATAGCCATGCAACAGTTGATGCGACTGTTGATGGAAAAGTTCAGCTAGATACAGCGCTCAACGTGACATCATCTATGCTCCAAGGAAATCCTGACATGAACGTAATTTTTGCTTCTACGGGACCTGCTGCACAGGGGGCACTTGAAGCAGTAAAAGCTTCCGGACGAGATGTTAAAGTCTATGGTTTCTGCGCTTCGGAACTACCACTGACAGAAACATACCCTGGTTGTGTTGCGCAAGAACCAAAAGATTACGGAAAACGTGTTGTTGATCAGATCAAGATGTTTATTAGTGACGGAAAAGTTGATGCTGAAATTTTACGTCCATTGAAGTTGTTCGTAACCGGACAAACTCCTGCGCCAGGTGAGGTTGGCTGA
- a CDS encoding LutC/YkgG family protein codes for MSAREEILQRIKDALAISQGEPAPEPPRNYIQEGEFPPGAPEVIEDLIEKLVDYTAVVVTTDEAGIPDAIDAYLEDASSVVVPHGLDEKWKKAAGRNNRTVQEDSREKPLGNYDLDKIDAVVTASRVAISMSGTIILDGEPDQGRRAITLVPDSHVIVLRAKDIYPTVPQAVSVLNENPTRPITWIAGPSATSDIELVRVDGVHGPRNLRVIIVTD; via the coding sequence GTGAGTGCACGTGAAGAGATTTTGCAACGTATCAAAGATGCGCTTGCTATCTCCCAAGGAGAACCTGCGCCGGAGCCACCACGGAACTACATTCAGGAAGGTGAATTCCCGCCAGGAGCCCCAGAAGTAATCGAGGACTTGATCGAGAAACTCGTTGATTACACTGCGGTTGTTGTGACCACTGATGAGGCTGGTATTCCAGATGCAATCGATGCGTATCTGGAAGATGCGTCTTCCGTCGTCGTCCCACATGGTTTGGATGAAAAATGGAAGAAGGCGGCTGGCCGTAACAACCGTACTGTTCAGGAAGACTCTCGTGAGAAGCCGTTAGGTAACTATGATCTGGACAAGATCGATGCTGTTGTGACTGCTTCGCGGGTAGCGATCTCCATGTCTGGCACGATTATCCTTGATGGTGAGCCGGACCAGGGACGTCGTGCGATCACGTTGGTGCCAGATAGTCACGTGATCGTCTTGCGGGCGAAGGATATTTATCCGACTGTTCCGCAGGCGGTGTCAGTTCTGAATGAGAACCCGACTCGGCCTATCACGTGGATTGCTGGACCTTCGGCAACCTCAGATATCGAACTGGTTCGAGTCGACGGCGTTCACGGACCACGTAACTTGCGAGTTATTATCGTGACTGATTGA
- a CDS encoding CAMP factor family pore-forming toxin (The term CAMP (Christie, Atkins, Munch-Petersen) factor is used for toxins encoded in group A and B Streptococcus, but expressed well enough to give a positive CAMP test only in GBS. Related toxins are found in Propionibacterium acnes and other bacterial species.): MKKSLIAVALSASLLIPHLAAPVAHATTVSYPAVSLVSLTANTGENQEKQIQAEAKEKAEAVEETMKHVTEIADAAKVARPDIKWSKEFNELFKTLSELQGEILALASGNIPAFDAKTILARAELATNIGLTIDTAATKLKDKVQAAHVEIGFAVTRAVIRLTNLTSTEAQLKESIKDLQDVLARVSEYPEIAPTDTATVYVKNELTKKIWKTRWDRDTNILGKKAFVTYHGLNKHITKAVGVELNPHSTVQQVRDAVTDLDTAYKTALAGK, from the coding sequence ATGAAGAAATCGCTTATCGCCGTAGCACTTTCAGCATCTCTTTTGATTCCTCATCTTGCTGCTCCGGTAGCACATGCAACAACAGTCTCTTATCCTGCTGTTAGCTTAGTTTCTCTCACTGCAAACACAGGGGAAAATCAAGAAAAGCAAATTCAGGCAGAGGCTAAAGAAAAAGCTGAAGCCGTAGAAGAAACAATGAAGCATGTCACTGAAATCGCTGATGCCGCCAAAGTTGCGCGTCCAGACATCAAGTGGAGCAAGGAGTTCAACGAACTTTTTAAGACTCTCAGTGAATTGCAAGGAGAAATCCTTGCCCTCGCTTCCGGAAATATTCCAGCTTTTGATGCTAAGACCATCCTGGCTCGTGCCGAGCTTGCAACCAATATTGGCCTGACAATCGATACTGCGGCAACGAAGCTGAAAGACAAAGTTCAAGCTGCTCACGTTGAGATCGGTTTCGCCGTCACCCGCGCAGTTATTCGTTTGACGAACCTTACCTCAACTGAGGCACAGCTCAAAGAGTCCATCAAAGACCTTCAAGATGTTCTGGCACGTGTTTCTGAATACCCAGAAATCGCTCCAACAGACACTGCAACCGTCTACGTGAAAAACGAGCTGACGAAGAAAATCTGGAAGACTCGTTGGGATCGTGACACAAACATTCTCGGAAAGAAAGCTTTTGTCACCTACCACGGTTTGAACAAACACATCACTAAAGCAGTTGGAGTAGAGCTCAACCCTCACTCAACAGTGCAACAAGTGCGTGACGCTGTCACCGATCTCGATACCGCATACAAAACTGCACTTGCCGGTAAGTAG